One region of Quercus lobata isolate SW786 chromosome 2, ValleyOak3.0 Primary Assembly, whole genome shotgun sequence genomic DNA includes:
- the LOC115974291 gene encoding deSI-like protein At4g17486: MKFRSKKGWKSIMPIRLKSKSATRFCVFPKMKSTSYGPGNTPVYLNVYDLTPMNGYVYWAGFGIFHSGVEVHGLEYAFGAHDYPSSGVFEVEPRQCPGFKFRKSIFIGTTSLDPIQVREFMERQSASYNGDTYHLIAKNCNHFCKDVCYKLTGKSIPKWVNRLAKIGSVCNCILPKALKISAVRHDPSYQLYDSEKKRLRSAFSCLSSISMRQKQLSTSSLFLQSPLKGCLPPWELRRSNNGSLKER, from the exons ATGAAGTTTAGATCAAAGAAAGGATGGAAATCCATTATGCCTATTCGTTTGAAAAGCAAATCAGCCACCCGTTTTTGTGTGTTTCCTAAGATGAAGTCAACTAGCTATGGTCCAGGCAACACACCAGTCTATCTCAATGTATACGACTTGACTCCCATGAATGGCTATGTCTATTGGGCAGGCTTTGGTATCTTTCACTCTGGTGTGGAAG TTCATGGTTTAGAATATGCATTTGGAGCTCATGACTACCCATCAAGTGGTGTTTTTGAGGTTGAACCTCGGCAATGCCCAGGCTTCAAGTTCAGGAAGTCGATTTTTATTGGGACTACAAGCTTGGACCCTATTCAGGTGAGAGAGTTCATGGAGCGCCAATCAGCAAGCTATAATGGTGATACATATCACTTAATTGCCAAGAACTGCAATCATTTCTGCAAGGATGTATGTTACAAGCTGACTGGAAAATCAATTCCAAAATGGGTAAATCGACTGGCAAAAATAG GTTCAGTATGCAACTGCATACTTCCTAAAGCCCTCAAGATCTCTGCTGTGAGGCATGACCCTAGTTACCAACTGTATGATAGTGAGAAGAAGAGGCTACGAAGTGCCTTCAGTTGCCTGTCTTCTATCTCAATGAGGCAAAAGCAATTGTCTACGTCTTCATTGTTTCTACAATCACCCTTGAAAGGCTGCTTACCACCATGGGAATTGAGAAGGTCTAACAATGGTTCCTTGAAAGAAAGATGA